In the genome of Lathyrus oleraceus cultivar Zhongwan6 chromosome 4, CAAS_Psat_ZW6_1.0, whole genome shotgun sequence, the window TAgataaagaaaaacaaaacaagcatccGGTGATAATTTTTTATAAGCCATACACAAAAACCTCTTTGTCTTCCCTTGTTTAGGCACAAGTGCAGTTTGCCGAATTTCATAATTGCAATTTGCAATCATTCAAATAGAAGATGAGTGAGTTCATCAACCCTTCAGAAGTGTTATGTATTGGTCATGTAATTTTTGTTTTCCACTTCTCGTCCATCTACCGTTCTGTTAGAGTCATATTGAGCAAGAGTGTTCCTCTGATTGAGTCGTTAACATAAATCTCCAATGTGGAAGTTTGCCTTGTAAATTGGTACTATGTGAattccttttctctttgtaataagCTTAATGGAAATGGAAACTATTTATGATTGATGAGGTGAGTCTATGAAGAACATGTATCACCTCTTACTAATCTGATTACTAAGAAAGCAGATTTCTTTGCTCTCAATCAGATGCATCCCTCAAAGCTTTTGGTCTAGATGGATTCTAAAGAGTGTTTTCATACAATATTTGCATATTATGGGTGATGATACCTACATTCTAATTTTAATAAAGCAAGCTTTCAAAAGTATTTAAAATATGAAATATTTTGTATCATCTCAAACACATTTATGTAAGAGAttgaataattttttttgaaagaatAGTGTTTTTTAACTATAAAAAATATCAATTCAAATGTACTAAGTAATAATTCAATTAAAACAGAATAGAAAATCACTTAATAAAAAACAATTTCCACTTATAAAATTTTAACaatattaataatataaaaataacATAACATAATATCATGAAATATAATTATAGAAAAAAAATAGGGAGATTTTTAAAAAGTTTTCCAAATTTGAGAGAGATGGTTAATATGTGTATTTTTAAAATATGGATACTTTTTATCTTTTTATAATTTTGTAAGAAATTTCAATTGAATATCAATTGATTTTCTTGTCCTAAAAGTAATTATAGTTGTCTTAATTAAATACATAAAACTATTTGAATATtataaaagagaaaaatgaataaaaatatatttgtcttaattaaataaacaaaatacataaaattaagatactttttataattttttttttaaattcttCAAATCACAATTTAATATAAACTCATATAAATATTCATATTTTCACTTGAGCAAAATAAAACCCCTTGTCCCCGTTACTCGTTGCGTGCTCAAACACAGAACCTAAACCCTAAAACCCTCTTTTTCTCTCTCGCATCAATGGCCGACTCTATCTTATCGATTCAATACCTCAAAGATTTCattgattctcaaatcaatgaCGAGAAGAATTGGGACTTCAATGTGGTAACCTTTCTTTCTTGCGTACTCTCTTATTTGatttctgttttttttttcatgTTCTTCTTTTTTGATTTTGATCTGTGCTAGTATGTGATTGAATACGATGCGTAGCTTCTGTGAGGTTATGGATCCTTGTAGATTGTGAGGCAACTGCTGGTTGTATTTGAACCTGGATTTGTGTGTAGTTTTTAACCTAGGAGTGCTAAAGGTGTGATAGTTTTGTTCATATCACAATTTTGAGCATTTTAGGTATGTTAATTAAAATAATTGAGAAGTCAAATAGTGCATGATTATTTGATTTAAGTCAGGTGCATGAAATAGAGGAGTGTGTCAAGCGTTATTTGTGTTAGAAATATCCTATAAAAGCTCAAACTGGTAGAGATGAGAATTGTGTGGTTGATTGGCGGAGTTACAAGCCAAGAACTTAAACGTGTCAGCGAGAGAGTTGTGGTAACTCCTAATAGTGTAATGGAAAAGATGCTAAAATACTGTCTTATTTTGTTTTTGCACGCATAGAGAAAGCATACAGAAGGAAGTACTTGTAAGAAAAGTATATCAGGTGAAAAATTGATTGTTAATAGAAGAGAATGAAATGGATGAACATTAAGAAGGATTTTGATATAGTGATTTGCTTGTTAATACATGATTTGTGACGGGATATCATGCATTTGCCACTGTTTGATCTGTATAGTTGATCTTATCTATGTGTAAACATTCTTCTGATGTTGTTGGCAGTCAATCTCGCCTGTTGCATTTTTACCAATAATGGGAATGCCTTAAGTTTCATATTTGAGTTCAATCATTCTCATGTTAAAGTGTAAGACATTATCGACTGTAAGCAGTTAAACAATAGTCAGATGAACACAAATTGATTATCCAAGGAAAGTGAGTACGCGGAACTGCATATCTAATGTACTCACTTAGAATATTTGGTTAAGGTTAAATTTCGGGCTGTTTAAAGGAGTTGGTTTTAATCGGAGCGTGAATAAGATTGCAACATTCAGCTATTTAATGCTTTTACTTCATTTAAATGTCTGTCCTCCTGTTAATTCATATTTATTGTATCTTGGAAGCTTGGCTTAGTTTAGCATGAATTTTGAGAGTGTCTTTATTTCCTTGCAGAAATTGCTTCGTGCTGCTGGATTGTTTGCAGGATCAATAGTCCTGATGCGAAACTATGGTGACCTTATGGCAATCTAAGAGTAGAAGACTCTATTGTGCTGTAATGAGTTGCTGCTATTATCTACTTAAACCATAATGTCTTGGCTGTAGTTTCAATTTAAAATGAGCAGGATTATTTTCAGGCTTTTGATAAGCGATTATCATGGTATTTTCAATTTGGTTATGTTGACTTTGTGTCTCTGCACATCTCCTTGTGCTGAAATGACTGTTTTGATATGAATGAAATAGACTATTTTCCCATTCTCAAATTGTGAAGGTTTAAAGAACAATAATAGCCATCTCCTGATTATCGATTCTGATTATCTAGGCTCGTTTTTAAGGGAATTATCTCGGCGCGTTGTTCTGATTTAATAAATGAAGGATTGGATAGTACGGTATGACATTTTAATTAAGCAAAATTTTTAATCTTTCGGTCTCAGAATAACCGATATATTTGTAATAAAAAATGTCTCGAAAtgattgtttttttttatattttaattatagCAATTTTTcattataataataataataattattattattatttttagtTGTATTCTCTCTTTGAAATGGATTGTTATTTTACGGTTTTGAAAATTATCTACAAAAGAAATTATTGTGTGTCGAATAGTAGATTATGTTGTTTTCTTTAAAATATTTTGCGGTACTATTCAATATTTTACAAATCAATCTAACTACTGAGTTGTTTTTAGGATAAAATAGCTTAgttatatatttattatttagAAGTAAAGGGTACAAAGACCATTTGAATATGGTATAAATATCATTCCTAGTGTTTAATATAATGGCTAGTTATAATAATTTCTTAAATCAAAAGAAATCTTAATAATTTTTTAAAGAGAATTTAATAAGGGTCATTTAATCATCCAATGATTTCTTAAAAGAGAAATTTGAATAATTCTCTAAAGATAATTCAAAAATACTTTATAATTTCTCAATTCAAATGAGGAGAAATTAACATAATTCTTTAAAGAGAATTTAAGAAATTACTTGAAAAATTCAACGAATAGAAAGAAATGAGAAGAAGTTGACGTTTACAATTCGAAAAACGCAGAGTTCAGAGTGAGGAAAGAAAAATCCAACAAAAGGATTTTTGTGTGTTATTAACtgaaacaatttttttttcttatatTATGAAGTGAATTAGCTAAGATATTTCACTTAAACAATGTGAGATTAAAGAGTTTTTTTTCATCTAACACACAATATGAGACTTAAGGAATTTTTTCAAATTCATCATTTCCCTATATTGAAATATTGACATAATGTTCCAATATTACccacttgaatttaaaaaaatattttagaaGTAATGTCAAACGTTTCTAAGATTCTGCATAAACGAAAGTGTCTACGACTTGAACTCTTGCGTAACAAGTAAGATTTCG includes:
- the LOC127073718 gene encoding mitochondrial import receptor subunit TOM5 homolog, giving the protein MADSILSIQYLKDFIDSQINDEKNWDFNVKLLRAAGLFAGSIVLMRNYGDLMAI